From a region of the Paenibacillus sp. R14(2021) genome:
- the zwf gene encoding glucose-6-phosphate dehydrogenase, protein MEATSFVLFGATGDLAKRKIYPALYNLFIDGKLPQSFSVFGLGRRELTDEAFQANVEQSLRIFSRRQGNDADSVKQFLRVFRYSVLDVGRKEDYKTLLSRIEKREAELSAAPNRLFYLSVGPEFFEPIAANIQESGLGSADAWKRLVIEKPFGHDLQSARDLNWKLSKSFEEHEIFRIDHYLGKPMVQKLEVLQQTNPVLQALWTNRYIANVQITANETVGVEERAGYYDHVGAVRDMFQNHMLQLMMMLAIHLPSNSGSDKVRLKKKKVMESVEPLQKEDVVSQVIRGQYEAGVIGGKPVVGYRSEAGIAETSMNDTFIAAKLQIDDYFWRGVPFYIRTGKRMNEKSTRIVIEFKEPLQQASTYDDTKVPNLLVFEISPNEGISLQLNTRDPEHKGEFKPIHIDFHADKNDNVPEAYENLIHDALNGDPTFFAHWDEVELSWQWVQPILNAFQENLVPLRSYKAGSYGPAESDELLARDGYHWWFDANPVQENETKEGEHYAYHTNN, encoded by the coding sequence ATGGAGGCAACCTCATTTGTTTTATTTGGTGCGACAGGGGATTTAGCGAAACGCAAAATCTACCCTGCCTTGTATAATTTGTTCATAGACGGCAAGCTTCCGCAATCCTTTTCCGTATTCGGACTTGGACGAAGAGAGCTCACGGACGAAGCCTTTCAGGCAAATGTCGAACAGTCTCTTCGTATCTTTTCCAGACGCCAAGGGAACGATGCCGATTCGGTGAAACAGTTCTTGCGTGTATTCCGCTATAGCGTGCTGGACGTTGGCCGCAAAGAGGATTACAAAACGCTGCTGAGCCGCATCGAAAAGCGTGAAGCTGAGCTGAGCGCAGCGCCTAACCGCCTGTTTTACTTATCCGTTGGACCTGAATTCTTCGAGCCGATCGCGGCCAACATCCAAGAAAGCGGCCTTGGCTCAGCGGATGCCTGGAAACGCCTCGTCATCGAGAAGCCGTTCGGCCATGATTTGCAATCGGCCCGGGATTTGAACTGGAAGCTGAGCAAATCGTTCGAAGAGCATGAAATTTTCCGTATCGATCATTATCTCGGCAAGCCGATGGTGCAGAAGCTCGAAGTGCTGCAGCAGACCAATCCGGTGCTTCAAGCGTTGTGGACCAACCGTTACATCGCGAACGTTCAGATTACGGCGAACGAAACGGTCGGCGTTGAAGAACGGGCGGGTTACTATGATCACGTCGGCGCTGTTAGAGACATGTTCCAGAACCATATGCTTCAACTAATGATGATGCTGGCGATCCACCTGCCGAGCAACAGCGGTTCGGATAAAGTCCGTCTTAAGAAGAAGAAGGTCATGGAGTCCGTAGAGCCGCTGCAGAAGGAGGACGTCGTATCGCAAGTCATCCGCGGTCAGTACGAAGCCGGCGTAATCGGCGGCAAGCCGGTTGTCGGTTACCGATCCGAAGCGGGCATTGCGGAAACGTCGATGAACGACACGTTCATTGCTGCTAAGCTGCAAATCGACGATTACTTCTGGCGCGGCGTTCCTTTCTATATTCGTACCGGCAAGCGCATGAACGAGAAATCGACGCGCATCGTCATCGAGTTCAAAGAACCGCTGCAGCAAGCGTCCACGTACGACGACACGAAGGTGCCTAACCTGCTTGTCTTCGAAATCAGTCCGAATGAAGGCATTTCGCTTCAATTAAACACGCGCGATCCGGAGCATAAAGGTGAATTCAAGCCGATCCACATCGACTTCCACGCGGATAAGAACGACAACGTGCCTGAAGCCTACGAGAACTTGATTCATGATGCGCTCAACGGCGATCCGACGTTCTTCGCGCACTGGGACGAAGTGGAATTGTCCTGGCAGTGGGTTCAACCGATCTTGAACGCATTCCAAGAGAATCTCGTTCCGCTTCGTTCCTATAAAGCAGGATCTTACGGTCCGGCCGAATCCGACGAGCTCTTGGCAAGAGACGGCTACCACTGGTGGTTCGACGCCAATCCTGTACAAGAAAATGAAACAAAAGAAGGAGAACATTATGCCTACCACACAAACAATTGA
- a CDS encoding family 10 glycosylhydrolase translates to MRLGKWAALTMMLLVYVLTALAQPAHAADRSIGIYLDGRKLASDVSPFIVPKVNVTMVPLRVISEGIGASVAWTPQTRTVTIDDSSVTIELKAGAKNGLVNGSSVALEASVQNTQGRIMVPLRFVGEQLGLLVDWSQSDRTISLTSPGYAPPTEPDGSPGSNPGSGGTSPGTGEGNGGSHPGSGPGASSGLRGAWVSTVFNLDWPTAASYGKQDQQKQEFTKLLDELQHMGLNAVFVQVRPAGDALYPSQLVPWSKVLTGTQGKDPGYDPLAFMIEETHKRGMQFHAWFNPFRANTDAKIDTLAANHVAKQHPEWIVNSGGTIYINPGIPEARQHIIDAVMEVVSRYDIDGVHLDDYFYPSGGTFDDNAAFLTYGLFKNKADWRRNNINLFVQQLGSAIHDAKPAVKFGISPFGVWRNQSVDPTGSATKAGVTAYDNMYADVRTWIKSGWLDYVIPQIYWSLSFPAARYDTLTSWWSNEVRGTGVSLYIGHSPYKLGTNEAGWQDAHEITRQLDDNKQHPEVAGDVFFSAKDLRRNPLGIADVLRAYYGG, encoded by the coding sequence ATGAGATTGGGCAAATGGGCCGCCCTCACGATGATGCTGCTTGTGTACGTGCTGACTGCGCTTGCGCAGCCGGCGCATGCGGCGGACCGAAGCATCGGCATTTACTTGGACGGCCGGAAACTGGCGAGCGACGTCTCGCCGTTCATCGTACCAAAGGTGAACGTAACCATGGTGCCTCTTCGCGTCATAAGCGAAGGCATAGGCGCTTCCGTTGCTTGGACGCCGCAAACGAGGACGGTAACGATTGACGATTCGTCCGTGACGATCGAATTGAAAGCAGGTGCGAAGAACGGGCTTGTCAACGGCAGTTCGGTTGCGCTTGAGGCATCCGTTCAGAATACACAGGGCCGCATTATGGTACCGCTCCGTTTCGTCGGCGAGCAGCTGGGGCTGCTGGTGGACTGGAGCCAGTCGGACCGTACGATTTCCCTGACGTCCCCAGGTTATGCGCCTCCGACAGAACCGGACGGCAGCCCGGGCAGCAATCCCGGAAGCGGCGGCACTTCGCCGGGCACAGGCGAAGGAAACGGCGGGAGCCATCCGGGAAGCGGTCCCGGTGCAAGCAGCGGGCTTCGCGGCGCTTGGGTATCCACCGTATTCAATCTCGATTGGCCTACTGCCGCGTCTTACGGCAAGCAGGATCAGCAGAAGCAGGAATTTACGAAGCTGCTGGACGAATTGCAGCATATGGGACTGAACGCTGTATTCGTACAGGTTCGTCCGGCTGGCGACGCGCTCTACCCATCGCAGCTCGTCCCGTGGTCCAAAGTGCTGACAGGCACGCAGGGAAAAGACCCTGGCTATGATCCCCTTGCATTCATGATCGAGGAGACGCATAAGCGGGGCATGCAGTTCCACGCCTGGTTTAATCCGTTCCGTGCGAATACGGATGCCAAGATCGACACCCTTGCCGCCAACCATGTGGCGAAGCAGCATCCCGAATGGATCGTGAATTCGGGCGGTACGATCTATATCAATCCCGGCATTCCCGAGGCGCGTCAGCATATTATTGATGCCGTGATGGAGGTTGTGTCGCGCTACGACATCGACGGCGTTCATCTGGACGATTATTTCTATCCATCAGGAGGCACGTTCGACGATAATGCCGCATTCCTCACTTACGGCCTGTTCAAGAACAAGGCCGATTGGCGCAGAAACAACATCAATTTGTTCGTGCAGCAGCTGGGCAGCGCCATCCATGACGCCAAGCCTGCCGTGAAATTCGGCATCAGCCCGTTCGGCGTATGGCGCAATCAATCGGTCGATCCCACCGGTTCGGCCACGAAAGCCGGTGTGACCGCGTACGATAACATGTATGCCGACGTGCGGACATGGATCAAGAGCGGCTGGCTGGACTACGTCATTCCCCAAATCTACTGGAGTCTCTCCTTCCCCGCCGCGAGATACGACACGCTGACCAGCTGGTGGTCGAACGAAGTGAGAGGGACGGGTGTCTCGCTCTACATCGGGCATTCACCGTACAAGCTGGGAACGAATGAAGCCGGCTGGCAAGATGCTCATGAAATTACCCGTCAGCTCGACGATAATAAGCAGCATCCCGAAGTGGCGGGCGATGTGTTCTTCAGCGCCAAGGATCTTCGGCGCAATCCGCTCGGCATCGCCGATGTGCTTCGCGCTTATTACGGCGGCTGA
- a CDS encoding ATP-binding cassette domain-containing protein has product MDHGYRKEQQAGQGEWAVEARGLVKAFGDNRAVDGVDLNVPTGSIYGVLGPNGAGKTTTIRMLATLLRPDAGSARIFGHDVAKESQIVRQLIGVTGQYASVDESLSATENLVIFSRLLGLGRAEAKRKAAELLEEFGLAEAAKRPLKHFSGGMRRRLDLAASLIAQPPLIFLDEPTTGLDPRTRAQMWDTIRRLVKTGSTVLLTTQYLDEADQLADRVAVIDQGRVVAEGTVDELKASVGSSSLHLRVQQPQHIEDARRIIESVLRVQSNVSSEAGKITAPMTNVDLVTDLLVALREAGIPLDEMSVQKPTLDEVFLTITGHGVKDEANGSRNTKEVTA; this is encoded by the coding sequence ATGGACCATGGATACAGAAAGGAACAACAGGCCGGCCAAGGAGAATGGGCCGTAGAAGCCCGCGGGCTCGTCAAGGCGTTCGGCGACAACCGCGCGGTGGATGGCGTGGATTTGAATGTACCGACAGGTTCGATCTATGGGGTGCTTGGACCGAACGGAGCGGGCAAGACCACGACGATCCGCATGCTGGCGACGCTGCTTCGGCCGGACGCCGGTTCGGCGCGCATCTTCGGGCATGACGTGGCGAAGGAGTCGCAGATCGTCCGCCAACTGATCGGCGTGACCGGTCAGTATGCTTCGGTTGACGAGTCGCTGAGCGCGACCGAGAATCTCGTCATCTTCTCCCGGCTGCTTGGCCTCGGACGCGCAGAGGCGAAGCGCAAGGCAGCGGAGCTGCTGGAGGAGTTCGGCTTGGCGGAGGCCGCGAAACGTCCGCTTAAGCATTTCTCCGGCGGGATGCGCCGCCGATTGGATTTGGCAGCGAGCCTGATCGCACAGCCGCCGCTCATCTTCCTGGACGAACCGACGACGGGCCTAGATCCGCGTACGCGTGCGCAAATGTGGGATACGATTCGCCGCTTGGTGAAGACGGGATCGACCGTTCTGCTAACGACGCAATATCTCGATGAGGCAGATCAGCTGGCAGACCGGGTCGCGGTGATCGATCAGGGCCGTGTCGTCGCGGAGGGCACGGTGGATGAATTGAAGGCTTCCGTCGGCTCCTCGTCGCTGCACTTGAGAGTCCAGCAGCCGCAGCATATCGAAGACGCACGGCGAATTATTGAGTCGGTGCTCCGCGTTCAGTCCAATGTATCGTCGGAAGCCGGGAAGATTACGGCGCCGATGACGAACGTTGATTTGGTCACGGACCTGCTTGTCGCTCTTCGTGAGGCGGGAATTCCATTGGACGAAATGAGCGTCCAGAAACCAACGCTCGACGAGGTGTTTCTGACGATAACCGGCCACGGCGTTAAGGACGAGGCGAATGGATCGCGCAATACCAAGGAGGTTACCGCATGA
- a CDS encoding cell wall hydrolase, whose product MISEVKPVYRLIITMAVALLLLCSGPLANVSAGEAESANDITIKLEGKTVKLSLPAVTKNGRVYVPAARMAEKFGAASSWDNDKEEVTIHTAFDDTLVLGNGVPVVYFNEGRYVMDAAPFLENGSLYAPLRQLSEMLHASLKLSADGSVVELNEVQPAVTSDGYGLAEISTAAGISRAELLKRNGLDSKGTLQAGTKLKIVIPSFFDNAAKPFTEADLMLLAKITMVEAGYESYEGRLALANVILNRVKDPSFPDSIHDVIYSGKQFPPAHNGLLDRTKPNAGSLRAAKDALNGKNNVGNAVYFFNPEVSKGSFWSSLDVIATIGHHRFAR is encoded by the coding sequence ATGATTAGTGAAGTCAAGCCAGTGTATAGGCTTATCATTACCATGGCTGTCGCATTGCTGCTGCTGTGCAGCGGACCGTTAGCCAATGTCTCCGCAGGGGAAGCAGAGTCCGCGAACGATATAACGATAAAGCTTGAAGGCAAGACCGTGAAGCTGTCCTTACCGGCTGTAACGAAGAATGGAAGAGTGTATGTGCCTGCGGCCCGCATGGCGGAGAAATTCGGCGCGGCGTCCAGCTGGGACAATGATAAAGAGGAAGTTACGATCCATACGGCGTTCGATGATACGCTCGTACTGGGCAACGGCGTGCCGGTCGTTTATTTTAACGAAGGACGTTATGTGATGGACGCGGCTCCTTTTCTAGAGAACGGCAGCCTATATGCGCCGCTGCGTCAATTATCTGAGATGCTGCATGCGAGCTTGAAGCTGAGCGCTGACGGCTCCGTGGTCGAGCTTAATGAGGTTCAGCCGGCCGTCACTTCGGACGGTTACGGCTTGGCTGAAATCAGCACGGCCGCCGGAATCAGCCGGGCTGAGCTGCTGAAGCGCAATGGGCTGGACAGCAAGGGCACTCTGCAGGCGGGAACGAAGCTCAAGATCGTCATTCCTTCGTTCTTCGATAACGCCGCCAAGCCGTTCACAGAAGCCGACCTCATGCTGCTTGCCAAAATCACGATGGTTGAAGCGGGCTACGAGTCCTACGAGGGGCGGCTTGCCTTGGCGAATGTGATCTTGAACCGGGTGAAGGATCCAAGCTTCCCGGATTCGATACATGATGTCATCTATTCCGGGAAGCAGTTCCCGCCGGCCCATAACGGCCTCTTGGATAGGACCAAACCCAATGCAGGCTCGCTGCGCGCCGCCAAGGATGCCTTGAATGGCAAGAATAATGTCGGGAATGCAGTGTATTTCTTCAATCCCGAGGTTTCCAAAGGCTCGTTCTGGTCCAGCTTGGATGTTATTGCTACGATAGGTCATCATCGGTTTGCCAGATAA
- a CDS encoding ABC transporter permease — MRSISIMPGADRKLRNYTSFGQTIRNSLTMAYRGILKIRRTPEQLFDVTLQPIIFTLMFTYIFGGAISGDVLSYLPVIIPGILVQTVITTSIVTGVQLREDMDKGVFDRFKSLPIARIAPLAGALLADTVRYTIATVLTFTMGFIMGYRPEGGFVHVVIAGLIVIACAWAISWIFAFFGVIGRTAASVQGISMLVLFPLTFLSNAFVPVDTMPNWLQWFVKINPISHLVTAVRDLANAGTVGWDLAISLIGAAVIVAIFAPITVRAYMRRT; from the coding sequence ATGAGAAGCATATCCATAATGCCGGGTGCGGACCGCAAGCTGAGGAATTACACGAGCTTCGGCCAGACCATACGCAATTCGCTCACGATGGCCTATCGGGGCATTCTCAAGATTCGGCGTACGCCAGAGCAGCTGTTCGACGTTACACTGCAGCCGATTATTTTCACGCTTATGTTCACGTACATCTTCGGCGGCGCCATCTCGGGAGATGTGCTGAGCTACTTGCCCGTCATCATTCCCGGTATCCTGGTGCAGACCGTCATTACGACTTCGATCGTTACGGGCGTCCAATTGCGCGAGGATATGGATAAAGGCGTATTCGACCGCTTCAAGTCGCTGCCGATCGCACGGATCGCACCGCTCGCGGGGGCGCTGCTCGCGGATACGGTCAGGTATACCATTGCGACGGTGCTTACCTTTACGATGGGCTTTATTATGGGTTACCGGCCCGAGGGCGGCTTCGTTCATGTCGTTATTGCGGGGTTGATCGTCATCGCCTGCGCGTGGGCAATCAGCTGGATCTTCGCCTTCTTCGGCGTCATTGGCCGCACCGCGGCAAGCGTGCAGGGGATATCGATGCTGGTGCTGTTTCCGCTGACGTTCCTCTCCAACGCGTTCGTGCCTGTCGATACGATGCCGAACTGGCTGCAGTGGTTCGTCAAAATCAACCCGATCTCGCATCTCGTCACGGCCGTTCGGGATTTGGCCAACGCTGGAACCGTAGGCTGGGATCTCGCTATCTCCCTCATCGGCGCGGCCGTCATCGTTGCAATCTTTGCACCAATTACAGTGCGCGCGTATATGCGTCGTACGTAA
- a CDS encoding LysR family transcriptional regulator, translating to MTNNYELYKVFYWAAKTGSLTQAAKALYLTQPSVSHAIKQLEDSFGITLFYRNSKGVSLTQEGAVLYSYIEQSQIYITLAEEKMAALKNLDSGELRIGGSDSLFKHYLLPFLEDYHQKHPGIKLHLNHGTTPETISFLKEGRIDVGVVRMPIVDSQLKVMRGIQLQDCFVAGARYSELKDEILSIELLLQYPIILFSRNSRVRMAITELFQSFGHEIKPEIEVGSVDLLIEFAKKGLGISYVTREFVSKELESGALFEIQLDVKLPPSQVGFMTMRNMPLSGAASKFIELLR from the coding sequence ATGACCAACAATTACGAACTTTACAAGGTGTTCTATTGGGCTGCAAAAACGGGAAGCCTGACGCAGGCTGCCAAAGCGCTCTATCTCACACAACCCAGCGTCAGTCATGCGATCAAGCAATTGGAGGACAGCTTCGGCATTACCTTGTTTTATCGGAATTCCAAAGGCGTCTCGCTTACCCAGGAGGGGGCCGTGCTCTACTCCTATATCGAGCAGTCGCAGATCTATATCACGCTTGCGGAAGAAAAGATGGCCGCGCTCAAAAATCTGGACAGCGGCGAGCTTAGAATCGGCGGCAGTGATTCGTTGTTCAAGCATTATCTGCTTCCGTTCTTGGAAGACTATCATCAGAAGCATCCCGGCATTAAGCTGCATCTGAATCACGGCACGACGCCGGAGACCATTTCCTTCCTGAAGGAAGGACGCATCGATGTCGGCGTCGTCCGCATGCCCATCGTCGATTCCCAGCTCAAAGTGATGCGGGGCATTCAGCTGCAGGATTGTTTCGTGGCGGGAGCCCGTTATTCCGAGCTGAAGGACGAAATTCTGTCGATCGAGCTGCTGCTCCAGTACCCCATTATTCTGTTCTCACGCAACAGCCGGGTACGGATGGCCATCACGGAGCTGTTCCAAAGCTTCGGACATGAAATCAAACCCGAAATCGAGGTCGGAAGCGTCGATCTGTTAATCGAATTCGCGAAAAAAGGACTCGGCATCTCGTACGTGACCCGAGAATTCGTCAGCAAGGAGTTAGAGAGCGGCGCCCTCTTCGAAATTCAGTTGGACGTCAAGCTGCCGCCTTCCCAAGTCGGATTCATGACGATGCGCAACATGCCGCTTTCCGGCGCAGCCAGCAAGTTTATCGAGCTCCTGCGTTAG